The Littorina saxatilis isolate snail1 unplaced genomic scaffold, US_GU_Lsax_2.0 scaffold_538, whole genome shotgun sequence nucleotide sequence ctctatgtgtgtgtgtgtgagtgggtgtttgtgcgtgtgtgtgtgtgggggtgtttgtgtatgtatgtgtgtgtctatgtatgtatgtgtgtgtgtgtgtggatgtatgtgtgtgtgtgtgtgtgtgtgtgtgtgtgtgtatgtgtgtgtgtgtgcaacaaaCGCCAAATAAGGAAGTATCAGCATGGTTTCATCCAGTTTGTATGCATTTGTTTGAGTGCGTAtttacatgcgtgcgtgtgtgaatgtattCCTCTTTAGTTCATTAAACTCTATTTCTTCTGAATCAAGTTTATAACACAACATTTCATTTGTGTTGCATCTCGAGCAAAAGCAGAACCAGAATATGCACAGTATCAGCTTCCTTTTATAGTGACAACTCCGACTGAGTGACAGGGATTGTGAAAACTGTCAGACAGGAGAGGGACACGCActcgggactgggtggccgagtggtaacgcacttgcgctcggaatcgagaggttgcgtgttcgaccctgggccaggccgctattttctcccccctttcctaacctaggtggtgggttcaagtgctagattttcggatgagacaaaaaaccgaggtcccttcgtgtacactacattggggtgtgcacgttaaagatccaacgattgacaaaagggtctttcctggcaaaattgtattggcatagataaaaatgtccaccaaaatacccgtgtgacttggaataataggccatgaaaagtaggatatgcgccgaaatggctgcgatctgctggccgatgtgaatgcgtgatgtattgtgtaaaaaaaaattccatctcacacggcataaataaatccctgcgccttgaataaaaattgaaaaaaataaaataaatccctgcgcttagaactgtacccacggaatacgcgcgatataagcctcatattgattgattgagtctCACCTTATAATTAGAGCCCATGACAAAAAGCCATCCCGGTGCCATTTTGACCCGGTCCCCTACTTTCAGTACTTTGGCCAGCGCCGCCTTTCTGGGTTTGTTTGCAGTCCGTGGTGTTGTCGCTGATGTCGCTGTAGATGCGGCTGGTGATGACTGTGTAGGCTGCTGTAAGGTTGTCGGTGTTGTGGCGGGCTTTGTCATCTGACCTGTAGACAGACTTTAGTCCTTGAAGAGTGTTTGGATGGGTTGAGAACCAAACGGTCGAGGATCAAAAGGTCgaccttttgactcttgaccaaatgtcctcgaccttttgtgcctcgacaTTGTAAACCTCGACCATTTGTCGCACACCCGTTTGGATGACTTCTTAAATGAAGTCAGCATTTTTACAATTTGATCTAGCAATTAGTTAAAGTCAAGTTAATTATGATACGGTAATAAGTTGTTTCATTTTAGAGGTGCCTGTCACCAGGTATTGCAATGTATTGTTTCACGCCATGAGAGACTAAGAACTGACCCCTCCCTGCATCTTTCGTAATATGTCCTTGAATAAATGTGTCCCTCTACAAgcagtgtgtgacagaataacgcctcgtcccagacacagacagacaactgaacagtgtgtgacagaataacgtctcgtcccagacacagacagacaactgaacagtgtgtgacagaataacgcctcgtcccagacacagacagacaactgaacagtgtgtgacagaataacgcctcgtcccaggcacagacagacaactgaacagtgtgtgacagaataacgcctcgtcccaggcacagacagacaactgaacagtgtgtgacagaataacgcctcgtcccagacacagacagacaactgaacagtgtgtgacagaataacgcctcgtcccaggcacagacagacaactgaacagtgtgtgacagaataacgcctcgtcccagacacagacagacaactgaacagtgtgaGACAAAATAACGCCTCGTCCTAGGCACAGAAagacaactgaacagtgtgtgacagaataacgcctcgtccccggcacagacagacaactgaacagtgtgagacagaataacgcctcgtcccagacacagacagacaactgaacagtgtgtgacagaataacgcctcgtcccagacacagacagacaactgaacagtgtgtgacagaataacgcctcgtcctagacacagacagacaactgaacagtgtgtggcAGAATAACGCCTtgtcccagacacagacagaccactgaacagtgtgtggcagaataacgcctcgtcacaggcacagacagacaactgaatagtgtgtgacagaataacgcctcgtcctagacacagacagacaactgaacagtgtgtgacagaataacACCTCGTCCCAGGcacagacaactgaacagtgtgtgacagaataacgcctcgtcccaggcacagacagacaactgaacagtgtgtgacagaataacgcctcgtcccagacacagacagacaactgaacagtgtgtgacagaataacgcctcgtcccagacacagacagacaactgcacagtgtgtgacagaataacgcctcgtcctaggcacagacagacaactgcacagtgtgtgacagaataacgcctcgtcccagacacagacagacaactgaacagtgtgtgacagaataacgcctcgtcccagacacagacagacaactgaacagtgtgtgacagaataacgcctcgtcccaggtacagacagacaactgcacagtgtgtgacagaataacgcctcgtcccagacacagacagacaactgaacagtgtgtgacagaataacgcctcgtcccagacacagacagacaactgaacagtgtgtgacagaataacgcctcgtcccaggcacagacagacaactgcacagtgtgtgacagaataacgcctcgtcctaggcacagacagacaactgcacagtgtgtgacagaataacgcctcgtcccagacacagacagacaactgaacagtgtgtgacagaataacgcctcgtcccaggcacagacagacaactgcacagtgtgtgacagaataacgcTTCGTcccaggcacagacagacaactgcacagtgtgtgacagaataacgcctcgtcccagacacagacagacaactgaacagtgtgagacagaataacgcctcgtccTAGGCACAGAAagacaactgaacagtgtgtgacagaataacgcctcgtccccggcacagacagacaactgaacagtgtgaGACAAaataacgcctcgtcccagacacagacagacaactgaacagtgtgtgacagaataacgcctcgtcccagacacagacagacaactgaacagtgtgtgacagaataacgcctcgtcccagacacagacagacaactgaacagtgtgtggcAGAATAACGCCTtgtcccagacacagacagaccacTGAACAGTGTGTGGCAGAATAACGCCTCGTCACAGGCACAtacagacaactgaacagtgtgtgacagaataacgcctcgtcccagtcacagacagacaactgaacagtgtgtgacagaataacACCTCGTCCCAGGcacagacaactgaacagtgtgtgacagaataacgcctcgtcccagacacagacagacaactggacagtgtgtgacagaataacgcctcgtcccagacacagacagacaacagaacaGTGTAAGATGACACCAACACACAGGTGTAATACGTGTCATCTTTTCTGTTCCTTTCTCTCCAACACTAGATTTATGTTGATTACTCATCGGTATGTACAAGCAATACGTTTGCTATATAACTCCCTATATAGGAATATCCTACCTATTGCTGAgataaaatgtaaaacaattccaaaTGTCGGCCGAGAACAAACCCGAGAATACGATGGATGCTGAATCAGTCTCCCATGACCCTCTGAATTCTGGAGacaagacaacaacaaacaaccaacactTGTGGTCAGAAAAGGTGTACAGGAAATACGACGTACCCAGAGAACCAATGTCAGCCCTCAGCTGATCCAGTTTCTGGAGGTCCAAGGTCAAGTCTTTGACCTCAATCTTGCGTGTCGTTCCGGTCTGTGACTCCAGGTCGTCGAGGCGTGACGTCAGACCTTTTATCATCCCCAGCAGAGACCCTCCAGACGCTGACAGCACCACATTTCCTACGCTGGCTGCGTTCAGTGCTAAGGCCGCCCGCCATTTCTCCTGCTCCGCCAGTGACGTCATGGCGGCGTCTTCCTCAGCCTGTATTAGCTTGTTGACCTCCTGACGTCGCTTCTTCAAGCACTGCTCAAGGTCATCGAACATGTCATTGGCCTTTTTACGCATGGCCTTGAAAGTGTCCGTGACCTCTTGGATCTAAAACACAGGAACACTGATCACTCTGTGAAGTGGACTTCTAAATGTCGTTTTTAAAAACGAATTTCGCACTGAAAAATCGATAAATCTTTATACACGTAGTTACgacaatttgtttttttaacgtcCAGACAAATCACTTAAGCATGCAACAAGATATGCATTCACCATACCATCCATTTCCCCCCGATTTTTATCATCCATCCAAAAAGTCATGCGAATTCAGTCAGATAGGATTtaagtctgtttgtttttacgtCAAGATAAATCATTCAAGCATGCATAATGCATTCATCATACCATCCATTTCCCCCTGATTTGTATCATCCAATGAGACTCATAACGTCATGTAAATTCAGTCAGAAACGATTTAAATCTGCTTTCATGGTACAATTTAACAAATGAAGCACAAGGATAGAAAGAAACATTGAGAGGAAAAAGTCTGACACCACAACAGCATTAACATTAGGGGTTCACACCAACCTCCGTTGCCAATGCTGTCGCCCTGTCCCTCAGTCTCTGTGCCTGTTGTTCcagttctcttctcttctctgtcACCACGTCTGGGATGGCCTTCACCTCGGCACAGCTGCGGTGATTGGTCGAGTCGCACAGCATGCAAATGAGCTCCTGGTGGGTGGAGCAATACAGCTCAGCCAGCCTATCATCGTGCACGTTACATGATGCTCGGTTTATCTCAGCCAACCGCTGCGGGCTGAGTTTGTTTAAGTCTTCAATGACGTGTTTCCTGGTTGAGGGTATGTTCTTGTGAGTCCTTATACAAGCTTTGCAGATTTTTGCGTCACATTGCAGGCAGAATGACGTGGCAGCTACGCTGTTGTCACAGATCATGCATACATGCTGACCGCTGAGCACTTTGTGACTGTCCACCAGAGCCATGGTGGCCAGGTCAGTGGGCAGGTCATTGACCAGAGTGTCAAGGTCATGCTGACCTCGGCTGGTGGAGGGCAGGATGGGGGCCCTGCAGAGTGGACAGCCTCCCTTGACCCCTGCCTTCTGCAGCCACGACACGACGCACTTTGTGCACGCTAGGTGTGTACACGGCAGTATCTTTGGCTCTTTATAGCCGTCATGGCAGACAGGGCATTCTGGTAGCTCACTGCTACTGGTGATTGAAGCGGCGGCCATGATGAAttctgtgaacacacacacacacacacacacacacacacacacacaaacaacacacacacacaaacaacacacacacacaaacaacacacacacacacacatacacacacacacagagaatatACAGATAATTGAAATTTGTTGAAGTTCAGTAGACATTGTCACATAAAAAACACTCCTTTCCTAGAGCAGTGTGACCAACGTCTTGAAACAACGCGGTTACAACCCGTGATTACTTTACTCTCATCGTGCACACTGCCCCAGGCTGTACGTTTCACTCACCAAACATGTTGCTAGTCTTTGTTAAATCAACTTCACAATAGTACTGCTACTGAATACTGTTCACCTTTTTGTAAAGGCTGACAGTGACAGATCAATTCAGTGTTGTTTCCAACACAATACACAGTAACCTGCAGACAcactacttgactaaaattaaaatCTAAACGCCTAcaacaccaccccccctcccccggccTACAAAAAAAAGTGTGGGAAGGGGACCACACACATAGACAACTTACCCTGAAAGCCATCTTTGAAGACAGTGTTGTCAAGTTAGCTTGTGACCCAAATAATTGATACACATAGGCAAAGCGAGCGTGAGAGGAAATGGTTGAACAGAGTAAAGCTCGCGCAGCCCAAGTCCGTGCCCGCGCGGAGTGGGTGGAGCAAGGAGAGAAGAATACCAAGTATTTTCTCAACCTTGAAAAGGCCAGCCACAGAGCGAATGCCAAGATAACGAACAGTATACAGTGTGATTCTGGGAAGGTGGTAACTAACCAGCGTGACATTCTTAACACgcaaaataattattttttattaagaTTTGTAACGCAAAAAAGTACTCAATGAAAATATAGATCAAAAGGTGGATCAGTTTTTGTCTGATGTGACTATGACTACATTACACATGTCAGGTTGTCAGAGAAAGGAGTGTGAAGGGTTGATACTTAAGGACAAAGCCCTTGCTGCACTGAATCAAATGAAACCAGGATCGGCCCCTAGGGTTGATGGTGTCACTGTAGATTTATGAACAGTTTTTTGGACCCGCATTCGAACATTGATGGTTGCGTCTTTTTATGCACCAAAAATGCATTATCAGCAGAATTATGTGTCTTTTAGTCGAGCATTTTTGCAGGCAGTGACCCCCTTTGGGAATAAAATCTGTTATGAAAGCTACCATTAGAAGTTCTTTTGAGGCCTGTTTATGATAGCAGAGATACAATACTTCACAAAACAGCTTAGCATATGGAGGATTCCCAAATGATAACAATTTACCTATTTAAGCCACTCAGATCACGGactattgctatttcatatgttacgtggatttccattggtcaattgggcaaaactgagctcagtgcaaaagtgatatcaacGACATTAATATCGatgacctctttattgcttccccacttcaaaaacaaaaacacctacatttaagaacaaacaaatatatatgaaaatgtaattatcccagaatttagttgagcaagtgactaaagaccttttgaaagaaaagacattttgaaatactgaaaagtacaagaaaagagtgaacaaaaagaaataatcagagggagggatatggaacagcccaaactgagacaaatacttttgtaatttctttacagtaaatacaaaatgtccagagaattagcaatatatctaacattgactgactgtgtgacgatatcttctgctattggtctgtttcgacagtgatatcaaaatctcgacctccggcagaagatatcatcacacagtccgtcaatattgggtactattaTACAGACGGAATATTTTCTTCCACGCAGCGCAAAGCTGTCATTACCCTAATAATGAAGGAGAGGATTTGCTGAGAAATAATTTGAAGAACTGGAGACCCATTTCTCTTACAAACAGTGATTATAAATTGATAGCCAAGTGTTTGGTTAAGCTCAAGATTAGAAAGCGTTATTGGTGATATTGTTCAGAAAGATCAAGTTGGATATATTAAAGGCAGAAGAGTACGATTGTCAACCATATTTAAGGTTGATTGATGATGTAATTGAACAGTCACACGAGTTACATTAACCTGGTCTATTGGTCGCAATTGACTGCGTTCAAGGTACGGTAGTAAATCGAACGATATTATATTAATAGCCTATCAAAAGTTCGGTTTTGGgccagaatttgttcaatgggtgcaagtgctaatatactgaaaggcatacattctgcaaatagtgcattgaacgattttgctctcaaacgaaaatcagattgaacctgtaatttgtagttgacatcttaagtgtcggagcaaatgtttcacgctgacgtgcgctttgcagtattgctgatccagccacagctcactgtgctaataaagacaatgggctgaacgggagacaataacgtaaaaaagatagtgtatggccctataaaatggAACTGGCTGTTTGGTtgtatcagatatcgcaatcatgccacgacttgatgaaggagagagacagcaagcgattgggatgcttagagctggccaaagcattgaacgtgatgaacactgaacgttttccgaaatcattgcgcttggactcagtcactttttttgaaaaattgtcatttcatgatgttctattcaaaatcaataaagcgaaggtttataaa carries:
- the LOC138954835 gene encoding transcription intermediary factor 1-beta-like, whose product is MAAASITSSSELPECPVCHDGYKEPKILPCTHLACTKCVVSWLQKAGVKGGCPLCRAPILPSTSRGQHDLDTLVNDLPTDLATMALVDSHKVLSGQHVCMICDNSVAATSFCLQCDAKICKACIRTHKNIPSTRKHVIEDLNKLSPQRLAEINRASCNVHDDRLAELYCSTHQELICMLCDSTNHRSCAEVKAIPDVVTEKRRELEQQAQRLRDRATALATEIQEVTDTFKAMRKKANDMFDDLEQCLKKRRQEVNKLIQAEEDAAMTSLAEQEKWRAALALNAASVGNVVLSASGGSLLGMIKGLTSRLDDLESQTGTTRKIEVKDLTLDLQKLDQLRADIGSLGQMTKPATTPTTLQQPTQSSPAASTATSATTPRTANKPRKAALAKVLKVGDRVKMAPGWLFVMGSNYKDKKGTVTAIPSRLAPQWGD